A region from the Alosa alosa isolate M-15738 ecotype Scorff River chromosome 7, AALO_Geno_1.1, whole genome shotgun sequence genome encodes:
- the LOC125298030 gene encoding phospholipid phosphatase 3-like, which translates to MQPADNCGPGAPVEGNVIKDFSETQYGALSKRRLLVGLDLLCLFVASIPFFACELKAVPPYRRGFFCGDASITYPYLDDEVIPDGLLVAGGIIITGLTIALGECYRVRFRGVHSKAFVQNLYISCLYKELGSFMFGCCVSQSLTNIAKLSMGRLRPHFLQACGVTYASLNCTPGAYMTSVSCRDPELEEEARKSFFSGHASFAMYTMLYLAFYLQARLLWRGARLLRPLLQFLLVMLAVYTGLSRVSDYRHHPTDVLTGHLLGALTAYWVACHISTMFKNSQLPLDNTLSSQTVC; encoded by the exons ATGCAACCAGCTGATAATTGCGGCCCCGGGGCACCGGTTGAAGGGAACGTAATCAAGGACTTCTCTGAAACCCAGTATGGAGCGCTATCTAAAAGACGCCTGCTCGTTGGCTTGGACTTACTTTGCTTATTTGTAG cCTCTATCCCGTTCTTTGCGTGCGAGCTCAAGGCAGTGCCTCCGTACCGACGGGGCTTCTTCTGTGGCGATGCCAGTATCACCTACCCCTACCTGGACGATGAGGTCATCCCCGACGGACTCCTCGTCGCTGGGGGCATCATCATCACCGGGCTTACG ATCGCTCTGGGTGAGTGTTACCGGGTGCGTTTCCGCGGCGTCCACTCCAAAGCCTTCGTGCAGAACCTGTATATCTCCTGCCTCTACAAGGAGCTGGGCAGCTTCATGTTCGGCTGCTGTGTCAGCCAATCGCTGACCAACATAGCCAAGCTGAGCATGGGCCGCCTGCGACCTCACTTCCTGCAGGCGTGCGGCGTCACCTACGCGTCGCTCAACTGCACGCCGGGGGCCTACATGACGTCGGTCAGCTGCAGAGACcctgagctggaggaggaggccag GAAGTCATTTTTCTCAGGCCATGCTTCCTTTGCCATGTACACCATGCTCTACTTAGCT TTCTACCTGCAGGCGCGTCTGTTGTGGCGCGGGGCGCGTCTGCTGCGGCCGCTGCTCCAGTTCCTGCTGGTCATGCTGGCCGTGTACACCGGACTCAGCCGCGTCTCCGACTACCGCCACCACCCCACCGACGTGCTCACCGGACACCTGCTCGGGGCCCTCACCGCCTACTGGGTG gcTTGTCACATCTCCACCATGTTCAAGAACTCCCAGCTGCCTCTGGACAACACACTCTCCAGCCAAACTGTTTGTTAG